A stretch of the Vigna radiata var. radiata cultivar VC1973A chromosome 7, Vradiata_ver6, whole genome shotgun sequence genome encodes the following:
- the LOC106768957 gene encoding uncharacterized protein LOC106768957, producing MAKSASNSLVQTLKRYIKKPWEITGPCADPEYRSAVPLATEYRLQCPATTKEKPCIPNSLPETVYDIKYFSRDQRRNRPPIRRTVLKKADVEKLAKEQTFAVSDFPPVYLNSAVEEDINAIGGGYQG from the coding sequence ATGGCGAAATCGGCGTCGAATTCACTGGTGCAGACTCTGAAGCGCTACATAAAGAAGCCTTGGGAGATCACGGGTCCCTGCGCCGACCCTGAGTACAGATCCGCTGTGCCCTTGGCCACCGAATACCGCCTGCAGTGCCCAGCCACCACCAAGGAGAAACCCTGCATCCCCAACTCCCTCCCCGAGACCGTCTACGACATCAAATACTTCTCGCGCGACCAGCGCCGCAACCGCCCTCCCATCCGCCGCACCGTATTGAAGAAGGCTGATGTCGAGAAGCTCGCCAAGGAGCAGACCTTCGCCGTTTCTGACTTTCCCCCCGTTTACCTCAACTCCGCCGTCGAGGAGGACATCAATGCTATCGGTGGCGGATACCAGGGCTGA
- the LOC106767549 gene encoding transcription factor TCP5: protein MMNESSSKVQQGNQQEGENIKIEKLSKAASTSRSWSAFRNPRIVRVSRSLGGKDRHSKVCTIRGLRDRRIRLSVPTAIQLYDLQDKLGLNQPSKVVDWLLEVTKSDIDKLPPLQFPHCFAQFHQQTPLSGTSQFSLGSLYDGVNSSFLKDGGNQNLMTKSTRYWDLDSQNRTELAESVSTSQKGKFWIKPNELENHQNGIVGTSTRNREESSAHCKVFPLGTNSSYLPGLSNNAITHNSYHHSEPSTLSLSHLGSHELFPSHPSTGSSVQFSSSNFCGASGPQLLFSPPSATPSAFYSVESDPRQSNSIQIFSSSSQVMMPHPLIQSIHSTTSPLRRLPTSLSSKLFDSDNTDRSQQGKGSTRS from the coding sequence ATGATGAATGAAAGTTCAAGTAAAGTTCAGCAGGGCAATCAACAAGAGGGCGAgaacattaaaattgaaaagttgTCAAAGGCGGCCTCCACCTCAAGATCATGGTCAGCATTCAGAAACCCAAGAATTGTACGAGTGTCTCGTTCTTTGGGAGGAAAAGATAGGCACAGCAAGGTTTGCACCATTAGGGGACTGAGGGACCGAAGGATTAGACTGTCTGTGCCCACAGCAATTCAGTTATATGATCTTCAAGATAAGCTTGGACTCAACCAACCTAGCAAGGTGGTAGATTGGTTGCTTGAAGTAACCAAATCTGATATTGATAAACTCCCACCACTTCAATTTCCTCACTGTTTTGCTCAGTTTCACCAACAAACTCCACTGTCAGGTACCTCTCAGTTCTCTCTTGGAAGCTTGTATGATGGTGTTAATTCCTCTTTTTTAAAGGATGGGGGAAACCAAAATCTCATGACAAAGTCAACAAGGTATTGGGATTTAGATTCTCAAAACCGTACGGAGTTAGCTGAAAGTGTCTCAACCTCCCAGAAGGGCAAGTTCTGGATCAAACCAAATGAACTAGAAAATCATCAAAATGGAATTGTTGGTACTAGTACTCGTAATAGAGAAGAATCTTCAGCTCATTGTAAGGTCTTCCCCCTTGGGACTAATAGCTCTTATTTACCTGGTTTGTCAAACAATGCCATCACACATAACTCCTACCACCATTCTGAGCCTTCAACTCTATCTTTATCCCACCTTGGAAGCCATGAATTATTTCCTTCCCATCCAAGCACTGGCAGTAGTGTGCAATTTTCATCTTCTAATTTCTGTGGAGCATCTGGTCCCCAATTACTTTTTTCTCCACCTTCTGCTACACCATCTGCTTTTTACTCGGTGGAAAGCGATCCAAGACAATCCAACAGTATTCAGATCTTTAGCTCTAGTTCCCAAGTCATGATGCCTCATCCTCTCATCCAATCTATTCATTCCACCACTTCACCTCTTAGACGCCTTCCAACATCATTAAGTTCCAAGCTTTTTGATTCAGATAATACCGATCGTAGCCAACAAGGTAAGGGTAGTACTCGTTCTTGA
- the LOC106768753 gene encoding protein LONGIFOLIA 1 isoform X2: protein MAAKFLHSLADDNPDLKKQIGCMTGIFQLFDRHHIISSPHITQKRLHPGYSLFNYDSLERGSNIIHQTQPTADMRGMSDKQKISAESSRTSFSSSCSSSMSSLDYKAEADAPFDRIGFPETPMRDPVMKQASTSPHLGCPSLDLRDVVKECIYREARGLCKERDSPRQFQMSKSVDRKQTPTDLKESLRVLSILRETPRHYVEAKELPRLSNEVKDGHWHSISKDAPRFSYDGRTTCEVSFDLHDTLKCPQKLKELPRLSLDSREGSWRANGSDSKLTNLSRTSNTGDASTSVDNISSLQQRSASQRRPPSIVAKLMGLEALPESNVATDTKSSLSETDSTQGNDQFGKNGFVTPLPVSNFTEFPLKEKEMTSPRWKNPDLVVKPILSTRFPIEPAPWKQQDGNLSSDKLTSRVIKPTARTLDSFPSVYSEIENRLKDLEFKQSGRDLRALKRILETMQVKGLLETRKEEQAPNVVRNKRDYERKSTSTQHSTRQETVWESDSATAIESPIVIMKPAKIVEKSGPFASSVFPIHELSDSDKLQSDGVHVHGKKGTPSSQIAKDRSPRNSPKDASTSFSEKKANSIKTIKSTQSLPSSTQFPKENGPSSVKSSGSASPRMQQKKSASEKQPCLLTPSSDSNNPRRQFFKQTTHSGSPSQKLRPKVPNSQSSDERLSETSNEQRSLSSQWDEVSLQSDSISFDSKMDIEVTSNLQSAEVADGQCPSRKAVEHLVSGSMHKKSTLRWDEDESIAELTTHVSDHPSLGSDVDVSVYKFGMPSPVKNISYSRKDQWSPAEGLLINNIRYREINHKKLQSIGRLIQKLRQLNSSHDETRIDYIASLCENTNSDHRYIAEILLASGLLLRALSSELLTFQHHSSGHPINPELFLVLEQTKLSSLLSKEGGSHGKIAYRKLNTEKWHRKLIFDTVNEILRTKLGSSREPWFKPDGLTRKFVTAQKLLKELCFEIQKLKYVKPDSKDEGDDLKSMLGEDVMRHSENWTGFLGELPGVVLDVERQIFKDLIDEFVIDESLGITYSRHSKLFGK, encoded by the exons ATGGCAGCAAAGTTCTTGCATTCTTTAGCAGATGACAACCCAGATTTAAAAAAGCAGATAGGATGCATGACTGGGATTTTCCAACTCTTTGATCGTCATCACATTATTTCCTCTCCCCACATTACCCAGAAGAGGCTTCATCCAG gTTATTCCCTCTTCAATTATGACAGTCTGGAAAGAGGTTCTAATATCATACACCAGACGCAACCAACAGCT GATATGAGGGGTATGAGTGATAAGCAGAAAATTTCAGCTGAATCATCGAGAACCTCATTCTCTTCGTCTTGTTCATCATCCATGTCCTCTTTGGACTATAAAGCTGAAGCAGATGCTCCCTTTGATCGGATTGGTTTTCCTGAAACTCCTATGAGGGACCCAGTCATGAAGCAAGCAAGTACCTCTCCCCATTTAGGATGTCCATCCCTTGATCTGAGGGATGTGGTGAAGGAGTGTATATATAGGGAAGCCAGAGGACTGTGCAAAGAAAGGGATTCCCCTAGACAATTTCAGATGTCTAAATCTGTTGATAGAAAGCAAACTCCTACTGATTTAAAGGAGTCCTTGCGAGTCCTTTCTATCCTTAGAGAAACACCTCGGCATTATGTTGAAGCTAAAGAACTTCCTAGATTATCAAATGAAGTAAAAGATGGACATTGGCATTCCATTTCAAAGGATGCTCCTCGGTTTTCTTATGATGGAAGAACAACATGTGAGGTATCTTTTGATTTGCATGATACCTTGAAATGCCCACAAAAGCTAAAAGAGCTTCCTAGACTTTCACTGGACAGTAGGGAAGGTTCATGGCGCGCAAACGGCTCTGATTCAAAACTCACTAACCTCTCAAGAACTTCCAATACAGGTGACGCCTCCACCTCAGTTGACAACATTTCTAGTCTACAACAGCGTTCAGCATCTCAGAGACGGCCACCTAGTATTGTAGCAAAGTTAATGGGCTTGGAAGCATTGCCAGAATCAAATGTGGCTACTGATACCAAGTCAAGTTTGAGTGAAACTGACTCCACTCAAGGTAATGATCAGTTTGGGAAAAATGGATTCGTTACACCACTTCCAGTTTCTAATTTCACTGAATTCCcattgaaagagaaagagatgaCTTCCCCACGGTGGAAGAATCCTGATTTGGTTGTCAAACCAATATTGAGTACAAGGTTTCCCATTGAACCTGCACCATGGAAGCAGCAGGATGGGAACCTAAGCTCTGACAAACTAACTTCCAGGGTCATAAAGCCTACAGCAAGAACCCTGGATTCATTTCCTTCAGTTTATAGTGAGATTGAGAATAGATTAAAGGATCTTGAATTTAAACAATCTGGAAGGGATCTCAGAGCACTCAAACGGATATTAGAAACAATGCAAGTAAAGGGTCTGTTAGAGACCAGAAAAGAAGAACAAGCTCCAAATGTTGTTAGAAATAAAAGAGACTATGAACGAAAATCGACCTCAACTCAGCATTCTACGAGGCAGGAAACAGTCTGGGAATCTGATTCTGCAACGGCTATAGAGTCACCAATAGTGATCATGAAACCAgcaaaaattgttgaaaaaagtGGACCTTTTGCTTCTTCAGTCTTTCCAATTCATGAACTTTCTGATTCCGACAAACTTCAGAGTGATGGTGTACATGTACATGGTAAAAAAGGGACACCTTCCAGTCAAATAGCCAAAGACCGGTCTCCTAGAAACAGTCCCAAGGATGCTTCTACCAGTTTTAGTGAAAAGAAAGCGAATAGTATCAAGACTATAAAATCCACACAATCCCTACCAAGCTCTACACaatttccaaaagaaaatgGCCCAAGCTCAGTAAAGAGTTCAGGATCTGCTAGCCCAAGAATGCAACAGAAGAAGTCAGCATCGGAGAAGCAACCTTGCCTTCTTACCCCATCATCAGATTCAAATAATCCCAGAAGGCAGTTCTTTAAGCAGACAACACACTCAGGTTCTCCCAGTCAAAAACTGAGACCTAAAGTCCCTAATTCACAGAGCAGTGATGAAAGACTCAGTGAGACTAGCAATGAACAAAGAAGTTTAAGTAGCCAGTGGGACGAAGTATCTCTGCAATCAGACAGTATCTCTTTCGACTCAAAGATGGATATTGAAGTTACCAGCAATTTACAATCTGCTGAAGTTGCTGATGGCCAATGCCCATCTAGGAAGGCTGTTGAGCATTTGGTTTCAGGATCCATGCATAAG AAATCAACTCTGAGGTGGGATGAGGATGAGTCAATTGCAGAACTTACAACACACGTCTCTGATCATCCAAGTCTCGGATCAGATGTTGATGTCTCAGTATACAAATTCGGTATGCCATCCCCAGTAAAGAATATATCCTATTCTCGTAAAG ATCAGTGGAGCCCAGCAGAAGGCCTCTTGATTAACAATATAAGATATAGAGAGATCAACCACAAGAAATTGCAAAGCATAGGTCGTCTTATTCAAAAGCTTAGACAGCTAAACTCAAGTCATGATGAAACTAGAATCGATTACATAGCTTCTCTTTGTGAAAATACAAACTCAGACCACAGATACATTGCTGAGATACTATTGGCTTCAGGTCTACTTCTGAGAGCTTTGAGTTCTGAGCTGCTGACATTTCAACATCACTCATCAGGTCATCCCATTAATCCTGAGTTATTCCTTGTGTTGGAACAAACCAAGTTAAGTAGTTTGCTTTCGAAAGAAGGGGGCAGCCATGGAAAAATTGCTTACAGGAAGCTAAATACAGAGAAGTGGCACAGGAAACTAATCTTTGATACTGTGAATGAGATTCTTCGTACAAAGCTTGGCTCTTCTCGTGAGCCATGGTTCAAGCCTGATGGACTTACAAGGAAATTCGTCACTGCACAAAAGCTTCTTAAAGAACTATGCTTTGAGATACAAAAACTTAAATATGTGAAACCAGATAGCAAAGATGAAGGGGATGATCTGAAAAGTATGCTAGGGGAAGATGTGATGCGTCACTCGGAAAATTGGACAGGTTTCCTTGGTGAATTACCCGGGGTTGTGTTGGATGTTGAGAGACAGATATTTAAGGACTTAATTGATGAATTTGTGATTGATGAAAGCTTGGGAATAACGTACAGTAGGCACAGCAAGCTATTTGGAAAGTAG
- the LOC106768753 gene encoding protein LONGIFOLIA 2 isoform X1, which yields MAAKFLHSLADDNPDLKKQIGCMTGIFQLFDRHHIISSPHITQKRLHPGYSLFNYDSLERGSNIIHQTQPTADMRGMSDKQKISAESSRTSFSSSCSSSMSSLDYKAEADAPFDRIGFPETPMRDPVMKQASTSPHLGCPSLDLRDVVKECIYREARGLCKERDSPRQFQMSKSVDRKQTPTDLKESLRVLSILRETPRHYVEAKELPRLSNEVKDGHWHSISKDAPRFSYDGRTTCEVSFDLHDTLKCPQKLKELPRLSLDSREGSWRANGSDSKLTNLSRTSNTGDASTSVDNISSLQQRSASQRRPPSIVAKLMGLEALPESNVATDTKSSLSETDSTQGNDQFGKNGFVTPLPVSNFTEFPLKEKEMTSPRWKNPDLVVKPILSTRFPIEPAPWKQQDGNLSSDKLTSRVIKPTARTLDSFPSVYSEIENRLKDLEFKQSGRDLRALKRILETMQVKGLLETRKEEQAPNVVRNKRDYERKSTSTQHSTRQETVWESDSATAIESPIVIMKPAKIVEKSGPFASSVFPIHELSDSDKLQSDGVHVHGKKGTPSSQIAKDRSPRNSPKDASTSFSEKKANSIKTIKSTQSLPSSTQFPKENGPSSVKSSGSASPRMQQKKSASEKQPCLLTPSSDSNNPRRQFFKQTTHSGSPSQKLRPKVPNSQSSDERLSETSNEQRSLSSQWDEVSLQSDSISFDSKMDIEVTSNLQSAEVADGQCPSRKAVEHLVSGSMHKKSTLRWDEDESIAELTTHVSDHPSLGSDVDVSVYKFGMPSPVKNISYSRKVEKVQESKENYHTDQWSPAEGLLINNIRYREINHKKLQSIGRLIQKLRQLNSSHDETRIDYIASLCENTNSDHRYIAEILLASGLLLRALSSELLTFQHHSSGHPINPELFLVLEQTKLSSLLSKEGGSHGKIAYRKLNTEKWHRKLIFDTVNEILRTKLGSSREPWFKPDGLTRKFVTAQKLLKELCFEIQKLKYVKPDSKDEGDDLKSMLGEDVMRHSENWTGFLGELPGVVLDVERQIFKDLIDEFVIDESLGITYSRHSKLFGK from the exons ATGGCAGCAAAGTTCTTGCATTCTTTAGCAGATGACAACCCAGATTTAAAAAAGCAGATAGGATGCATGACTGGGATTTTCCAACTCTTTGATCGTCATCACATTATTTCCTCTCCCCACATTACCCAGAAGAGGCTTCATCCAG gTTATTCCCTCTTCAATTATGACAGTCTGGAAAGAGGTTCTAATATCATACACCAGACGCAACCAACAGCT GATATGAGGGGTATGAGTGATAAGCAGAAAATTTCAGCTGAATCATCGAGAACCTCATTCTCTTCGTCTTGTTCATCATCCATGTCCTCTTTGGACTATAAAGCTGAAGCAGATGCTCCCTTTGATCGGATTGGTTTTCCTGAAACTCCTATGAGGGACCCAGTCATGAAGCAAGCAAGTACCTCTCCCCATTTAGGATGTCCATCCCTTGATCTGAGGGATGTGGTGAAGGAGTGTATATATAGGGAAGCCAGAGGACTGTGCAAAGAAAGGGATTCCCCTAGACAATTTCAGATGTCTAAATCTGTTGATAGAAAGCAAACTCCTACTGATTTAAAGGAGTCCTTGCGAGTCCTTTCTATCCTTAGAGAAACACCTCGGCATTATGTTGAAGCTAAAGAACTTCCTAGATTATCAAATGAAGTAAAAGATGGACATTGGCATTCCATTTCAAAGGATGCTCCTCGGTTTTCTTATGATGGAAGAACAACATGTGAGGTATCTTTTGATTTGCATGATACCTTGAAATGCCCACAAAAGCTAAAAGAGCTTCCTAGACTTTCACTGGACAGTAGGGAAGGTTCATGGCGCGCAAACGGCTCTGATTCAAAACTCACTAACCTCTCAAGAACTTCCAATACAGGTGACGCCTCCACCTCAGTTGACAACATTTCTAGTCTACAACAGCGTTCAGCATCTCAGAGACGGCCACCTAGTATTGTAGCAAAGTTAATGGGCTTGGAAGCATTGCCAGAATCAAATGTGGCTACTGATACCAAGTCAAGTTTGAGTGAAACTGACTCCACTCAAGGTAATGATCAGTTTGGGAAAAATGGATTCGTTACACCACTTCCAGTTTCTAATTTCACTGAATTCCcattgaaagagaaagagatgaCTTCCCCACGGTGGAAGAATCCTGATTTGGTTGTCAAACCAATATTGAGTACAAGGTTTCCCATTGAACCTGCACCATGGAAGCAGCAGGATGGGAACCTAAGCTCTGACAAACTAACTTCCAGGGTCATAAAGCCTACAGCAAGAACCCTGGATTCATTTCCTTCAGTTTATAGTGAGATTGAGAATAGATTAAAGGATCTTGAATTTAAACAATCTGGAAGGGATCTCAGAGCACTCAAACGGATATTAGAAACAATGCAAGTAAAGGGTCTGTTAGAGACCAGAAAAGAAGAACAAGCTCCAAATGTTGTTAGAAATAAAAGAGACTATGAACGAAAATCGACCTCAACTCAGCATTCTACGAGGCAGGAAACAGTCTGGGAATCTGATTCTGCAACGGCTATAGAGTCACCAATAGTGATCATGAAACCAgcaaaaattgttgaaaaaagtGGACCTTTTGCTTCTTCAGTCTTTCCAATTCATGAACTTTCTGATTCCGACAAACTTCAGAGTGATGGTGTACATGTACATGGTAAAAAAGGGACACCTTCCAGTCAAATAGCCAAAGACCGGTCTCCTAGAAACAGTCCCAAGGATGCTTCTACCAGTTTTAGTGAAAAGAAAGCGAATAGTATCAAGACTATAAAATCCACACAATCCCTACCAAGCTCTACACaatttccaaaagaaaatgGCCCAAGCTCAGTAAAGAGTTCAGGATCTGCTAGCCCAAGAATGCAACAGAAGAAGTCAGCATCGGAGAAGCAACCTTGCCTTCTTACCCCATCATCAGATTCAAATAATCCCAGAAGGCAGTTCTTTAAGCAGACAACACACTCAGGTTCTCCCAGTCAAAAACTGAGACCTAAAGTCCCTAATTCACAGAGCAGTGATGAAAGACTCAGTGAGACTAGCAATGAACAAAGAAGTTTAAGTAGCCAGTGGGACGAAGTATCTCTGCAATCAGACAGTATCTCTTTCGACTCAAAGATGGATATTGAAGTTACCAGCAATTTACAATCTGCTGAAGTTGCTGATGGCCAATGCCCATCTAGGAAGGCTGTTGAGCATTTGGTTTCAGGATCCATGCATAAG AAATCAACTCTGAGGTGGGATGAGGATGAGTCAATTGCAGAACTTACAACACACGTCTCTGATCATCCAAGTCTCGGATCAGATGTTGATGTCTCAGTATACAAATTCGGTATGCCATCCCCAGTAAAGAATATATCCTATTCTCGTAAAG ttgaaaaggttcaagaaTCTAAAGAAAATTATCATACAGATCAGTGGAGCCCAGCAGAAGGCCTCTTGATTAACAATATAAGATATAGAGAGATCAACCACAAGAAATTGCAAAGCATAGGTCGTCTTATTCAAAAGCTTAGACAGCTAAACTCAAGTCATGATGAAACTAGAATCGATTACATAGCTTCTCTTTGTGAAAATACAAACTCAGACCACAGATACATTGCTGAGATACTATTGGCTTCAGGTCTACTTCTGAGAGCTTTGAGTTCTGAGCTGCTGACATTTCAACATCACTCATCAGGTCATCCCATTAATCCTGAGTTATTCCTTGTGTTGGAACAAACCAAGTTAAGTAGTTTGCTTTCGAAAGAAGGGGGCAGCCATGGAAAAATTGCTTACAGGAAGCTAAATACAGAGAAGTGGCACAGGAAACTAATCTTTGATACTGTGAATGAGATTCTTCGTACAAAGCTTGGCTCTTCTCGTGAGCCATGGTTCAAGCCTGATGGACTTACAAGGAAATTCGTCACTGCACAAAAGCTTCTTAAAGAACTATGCTTTGAGATACAAAAACTTAAATATGTGAAACCAGATAGCAAAGATGAAGGGGATGATCTGAAAAGTATGCTAGGGGAAGATGTGATGCGTCACTCGGAAAATTGGACAGGTTTCCTTGGTGAATTACCCGGGGTTGTGTTGGATGTTGAGAGACAGATATTTAAGGACTTAATTGATGAATTTGTGATTGATGAAAGCTTGGGAATAACGTACAGTAGGCACAGCAAGCTATTTGGAAAGTAG